A genomic segment from bacterium encodes:
- a CDS encoding transporter, which translates to MSTDRPDKTESPFTVDAGHLQIESDLATFSWTDIGNCHQREGVVLGMNCKIGLTDRIDLQVVIPTFTGESDWIDGDTTYGGRSKFPSLRAFGSVMIRCKVNIRDNDSSGPAIALMPYCEFGIKDQNRSDYAAGIILPMAVSLTETYSLSSMVVVDETKVADQKTQAMQLSASLGHDLSASWGGYVELFSEFRQGIKPSVTFDTGLTLGVSSNMQFDFGINLGLTETAADYNPFLGLSIRI; encoded by the coding sequence ATGAGCACAGATCGTCCGGACAAAACGGAGTCACCGTTTACGGTGGATGCCGGCCATCTGCAGATAGAGTCTGATCTGGCCACCTTCTCCTGGACAGATATTGGCAACTGCCATCAGCGCGAGGGGGTGGTGCTCGGGATGAACTGCAAGATCGGACTGACTGACCGAATTGACCTGCAAGTTGTGATCCCAACATTTACGGGAGAGTCGGACTGGATCGACGGTGATACGACCTATGGAGGGAGATCGAAATTCCCGAGCCTTAGAGCATTCGGTTCAGTGATGATCCGCTGCAAGGTGAATATCCGCGACAACGACTCATCTGGGCCGGCCATTGCGCTGATGCCCTACTGTGAATTTGGGATCAAAGATCAGAACAGAAGTGACTATGCCGCAGGGATCATCCTGCCGATGGCTGTCTCACTCACCGAAACCTACTCCCTATCCAGCATGGTCGTGGTCGATGAGACCAAGGTGGCCGACCAAAAGACTCAGGCTATGCAACTGTCCGCCAGTCTGGGACACGATCTTTCTGCAAGCTGGGGCGGGTATGTGGAGCTTTTCTCGGAGTTCAGGCAAGGTATCAAACCAAGTGTCACTTTTGATACCGGACTCACACTCGGCGTGTCGTCGAATATGCAGTTTGATTTCGGCATCAATCTGGGGTTGACTGAAACAGCCGCTGACTACAACCCGTTCCTGGGGCTGAGTATTCGGATTTGA
- a CDS encoding TetR/AcrR family transcriptional regulator, translated as MCPCRLIDENQIAQLARQKVVSETFRRLPPEKKELIYQTAIRLFGRYGYDGLPIDRLCTEAGISKGSFFQYFPSKTHLLEFVILVFDDFFGKWIGEVRKQEKAVLARDRLLHLFHAVVMNAKLFPAEKIFYLFATHAVAHARVEIEGVDIERHVHEYVQEIIERGEETGEIRRDVKPELTGYLVAIIFGAMVGREYAGKRISARPSGEYLISVLFDGIKA; from the coding sequence GTGTGTCCATGCCGGTTAATTGATGAAAACCAGATCGCGCAATTAGCCAGACAGAAGGTAGTTAGCGAGACTTTCCGAAGGCTCCCGCCTGAAAAGAAGGAACTGATCTACCAGACGGCGATCCGCTTGTTCGGGCGGTATGGCTACGATGGTCTCCCCATCGACCGGCTTTGCACCGAGGCGGGGATCTCCAAAGGCTCGTTCTTCCAATACTTTCCGTCGAAAACGCATCTGCTCGAATTCGTCATCCTGGTCTTCGATGATTTCTTCGGCAAGTGGATCGGCGAGGTCCGCAAGCAAGAGAAAGCGGTGCTGGCGCGTGACCGTTTGTTGCATTTATTTCATGCGGTGGTGATGAATGCGAAACTTTTTCCCGCGGAAAAGATATTCTACCTGTTCGCCACTCACGCCGTGGCGCATGCGAGAGTCGAAATTGAGGGAGTTGATATTGAACGCCACGTCCACGAGTATGTGCAGGAGATCATCGAACGCGGGGAGGAGACGGGGGAGATACGCCGTGATGTTAAACCGGAACTGACCGGCTATCTGGTGGCGATCATTTTCGGCGCGATGGTCGGCCGCGAATACGCCGGCAAACGAATCTCCGCCCGCCCATCGGGTGAGTATCTGATCTCAGTGCTGTTTGACGGGATCAAGGCTTAG